DNA sequence from the Lycium barbarum isolate Lr01 chromosome 5, ASM1917538v2, whole genome shotgun sequence genome:
CCAATTTCTTTCAGGCCTTTCTCTTTTAAGTCATCGTTTAAactttcttggctcaagtgcgctAGTTTTGAGTCGTCCTTCTTTAATCAAATAAGAATCTATTCCTCCACTTAGGCTTAGTaatcttgtgaattgattggACCAATGGTTCTTTATCAACTTCAGAAGAGTTCTAGAGTGAGGTGAGTAGAGAGTTCAATACGAGAGATGTGAGGAGCTTTTACTCTTATATCGTTTGCTAGTTTTTAAGGTATAAATGTCTGATCAAAGAAATCAAGGAGAATGCTCCCAGGTGTGGAGGACCCGTCGTACATTGTGAACTCTATGGCTATGATCATTAGGCAATTGGCGGAGTTGACATCGGAAATGGGAGGGATGAAGGAGTGATTAGGAAGTTTGGAGATGAAGGTGGTGCAAGGTGAAACCTCAAGTAGAGTGGGCACTCCCCATTGTCAAGTAGAAGGGGAGATAAGTAAGAACTCGAAAACTACTCCGACTCTTACACCAGGGAAAGCACATGCCTTATCCTTTCCCAACAACACCACCTCACATACCCAAAAGACTCCACAACCCTAACTACCCACCATCCACAACACCAATCCCCAAAATTACCCCAAATGTATCGACCACCTCAAGATGAGCCACTACCATAAATAACCCCACAAAACTTTCCCCAAGTACCACCACATACCCTACAAGATCCTTTCCAAAACCAATTCCAAAACCCTCTTTATGATGAAGAAGTTGAGGAGGTGGCACAAAATAGGTGGTAGGATGAGCCAAGATACGGAGGAAGACACAAGTTTGTTGCTAATAGGTTTAGAGGGAGACATGGAGGCTTTGGGATATTTCAAGGCCATGAAGCTAGATTTCAAGGTCATGAAGACTGgggaatgttatatcccgcattttgtacattcggataattcaagataatcgtgggaagttaaggacaaggttatattttgattttttgtttagcacacaagttccTTAtggaaattttgatgtggaaatattaagaaaggctaggggtaaaaagggaatttcgcaagatgactcacaaaaatacggaggaaggctaagagcaaatttggaatttggaaaacaaattttcataaattacaaaaaaaaaaaagagattgggCTTGAGAAAAtaggccatatggccggccacatgaaatgggctttggcccacatgggagcccaaCTTTAATACATAAAAAGATGAGGACTTGAGCATATTTTTCATTCTTCACAaaatagaactttcaagaactttgaagaagaccaacaaagtgaaggccattcggccaaggaggGAAAAATTGAGGctttcaatcttgatccaaaaaaataatttcttctagtattcctactaattcaagggttctcttcaacgtggcataatttttaaagcaagaagacctctctttgttgcaagtttatAATCATAGCTAAGTGAGAAgtcaaggagaaaaggtaagaatcaatcttcttttatatgttatggatggttgtgtatgttgtagtgtgtagaaatgagtgaaattcatgaaaatatggactatgtgttgtggccgtgtggttctggtatagtatggaagagaatgaatcaatttttcttaagtattttggttgttgttgtaatggaatctatgatggaaatgaaagtttaataattctagttgaagttgtaagtgttggagagttgttttagaagctaatgtgattttaatgtcactttttgtatttatggaaggtaatgttgttaatgtgtgaattgttagtataattcatgaatttgaaaggaagaaatgtattgttgttgttcttgttgaatttgaaaggtttcggaTGGTACGTTAGTTTGGCCGTTTGAAATGTAGggcggattgttgaagtgttcttgaacactatttgaatggtttcggattagtacttgaatgtgtgagcaaatatgaattgaatataagtgaaccgccgttgaagtttgtagaaagaagttgctaatgctagtatgcgttttgaatcgattgtggatattgttagaataattgttggtattgttgttgatatttggccgagttgaattctcggatttgttgttgtatgtttggccgagttgaattctcggggatgttgcatttacaggggaaatgctgccgaaatttctgtagataaagtgttggtttagaattggactcttaagtgttatggctaatgtttggtgtatatgaatattgttatagattctggaaaggccaagacttaagttcggattagcgtagaaagcgggcaaggtatgtaaggcttaccctttctttcttttggcatgatctttatgaaacgaacaaatgacgtatatgtatgatttcaaagaaattcctattcttagaaccactaggatggctaatatccttgatttccataagctgtttcatatgattatgATGCGTATCTATAATGtctgaagatctatttgatatgtttgcGAGtgggcattcgagagataagtgatgtgattaatgtcttgatttccaaatgatagcacgtctgattattccgttaagtctttgatatattttgatatgtacatatgattccaaaagctatatttgatttgatccatacgatatccggaaggtacttgatatgattgttgctttgattttccaagaatagcttctgaaacgttcgtagaaggttttgtacttcaaacactcataactttctcatactaggtcggattgacccgaaacttgtttctgagccttcagatgtcggtaagtatacttatctatcgagtcttgatttatgtgcatatagtttctcactactctgctcgtggatgcctcaatatgtctttcactgagcccgggccaggatatgttttcgtgcgtacccctctgcattgttcaccgagagcccgtttggatgggcttataagttggtcaaaccaacttataagcccTTTTTAGCTTATTGTAGTGTTTGGCTACCAACTTAAAATGTTAAATTTAAGCCATAAAGTGCTTAAAGTCACTCAAAAATGAAAAGTTGGGAatcctaacttttttttttgaggGCTTAAAGCCATTTTCGTTGACCATGTAAATTACTTTTATAtcccttatattttattttaattcccCAAATACCCTCTTAGCTAAAGCCCTAAAATTCACATCTGTTCTCATTTGGTTGTTCAGATGTGGAAGAATGATTTCCCAAATCAAGCTTGAAATTGTTCTTTCTCCTACGATCTCAACGGTATGTGCTCCTCCTTTTTGCATCTTTGTTTTTTTCGATTTTTCTCCTGTTTTCATTATTCCCCCCATCTTTGTACTGCTTGAGGCTTCCTTTACACTGTACAAGTTGTATTTCCTTGACTTTGCTGTGGTTATGGCACTAGTTGAGATTTGGTTTGCATCAGGAACTTGGATGGTCCCATTAAGTATTAGCGTTTATGCATACTTGATTTTACTCGTGGAGTCGGTATGTGTTTTTCAACTGAACATCATATATAGAGCTAAAGAGCTCGAGATGATCGGGAAGCAAATGAGATTTATCTCAATTATCAATGGTCTTATAGGAAGAAGCTATCACTTGGAAGGAATATACGAATGATATTTTCACCATGAAATCCTTTTAAACTTTACTTCTAATTTCAGGAGGTGAGAACTAGATACACTTTCCATTTGGAAGATAATATTATCACTTAAGCTATTAATCTTCACATTGACAGTTGTTTCCTTAAGTGTGTAGTTAATAAATATGTTCTGCATTAGTTTATGGGTTGGCTTTCAATTTTTTGATTAGGGATCTGAAATGGATGCTAATGAGGGTCACTACTCTCTCAAGAAAAATGAGGCCCTGACATTATTTTTCTATATATTCCAACAAGGATCTGGATAAACACTAATTATGTTGTTGATTCCTCAAGCTCTCATTTTCTAAATCGGCCACAACTACTTATCGGTCTCTTCTTCAAAATTGTAGCTAAGATTTTGAACGactattcttcttcttctctctttCTTAGTTCTTTTGGTTATCCAGATCCTTGTTGGAATACGATAGAGTTGTTGCGAGATATCATAGCACTTATCTGTAATCGACTACAAGGATAGTTATTATAGTGGAAAGTCATTAAAGTATTACATTATCTTTTAGGTATATTTGGTTTTTCTGATTTTGCAGTTTGCTGCTTTTCTTGGGGTATCTATATTCTCGTTCTTTGTTTTTAATTTTCTATAAGTAGAAAAGCTAGTAGGGAGATGAAGTAGTTTTTGTTGAGAATCAACCATTATAGTAACGTATGATTAAATATCAAGTGGGTTGCTAGTTTTGCTGTTCtgttatttttttctttggccTTTACTCTTTTGTCTTTATGATATTATGTCTTTAAGTTGATTTTTGAGCTTGAGAATTGACTGAATATATAGTATCAGTGGCATGTGAATGAATATGTTGATAAATTGTTTCTTCCTTCGACgaacaaaattttgaaaaagttgAATGGCTAGAAGATAGTCCTTGCAATATTGTGTTCCCATCTATGTAGTATTGTTGTGAAACCTGAAAGTTTGAGCATGAATGCGATTTGTATTCTTGTTTGTTTCATTTCTTTATCCATCATTTGAATTTCTATTATAAAAAGAGAGTAGTTTTAGATATCCTTTATGTTGTGCCTTCAAAGGGTGTCTTAACTATCAAATAGCACAAATGCAGAATTTGTATTTTTCCTACTGATTGGTGTTTGCATCATTGCTTGTACTTTTTATCAGGCTGCACACGTGCCTGCCTCAGAAGGTGCAACAGATACTAGTTACTTCACAAGTCGCTTCTCGTGGAATCCTTCCGATGAACATGTATATGCAGCCAGTGAATGTGAGTATTCTAGCGATGATGGTAGTGTTAGTCTCTTTGGCTCTCAAATTGCTCGAAGTAGGGAATTAACAACTCAACCTGCTGTAGCACAAAGGGCAGTGCCTCATAATACATTTTTCCAAGGAAGGCAACCAAAGAGTACCTCAAAACCGGAACCTTGTATCCGAAAGGTCGAGTAATTTGAGTAGGCAACTGAACTTGAATGGAGCCTCTACATCATCGCAAAGTTTTTTTGGTGAATTTTTTGAAAGTCAATTGCAAGGGACCGATGCAAGTTTCGGCTTTTGTTTGGCTCATCAGCAACTCCATCCCTGCAGTAGCAGATCTAATGTTGGCCTTGATACCAGCACTTCTCCTTGTCAATTTAGATAGGTGAGATCCTTTAATTAGAGAAGGAATTAGTGGAATCAATAGTTAGAAGTTATTTAAAATCTGATTCAGAGATTCAAAATTGAGGGAGTCTAGTTTAATGTTTCCTTTAACTGAATGTGCCAGCGGGGACTTTTGAGTATAGTAGTATGATTAGGTTGAACAGATGTGGAGAATATATCTAGCCTTGTTGCTGCTTACACTCTAATCTGTGTATGCAAGTAAAACATGACTCATGTCGTTTAACTTTTTCTCATTAGtcaaatttatcaaaatttagaAGGGTCTTCATTGTGCTAGGAGAATGTATTTAGAGCAGTGTGCACTTTAACCTGGATGCCCACCCTTCCCTCTGCTATCGTTGATGAATAATGCCATattatcttttcttttttctttttcttttttattttttataaagagGTTTGATTTTTGTACTGTATACAAACTTGAGCTCCTTTTCTCCTACCTATAGCTCATCTCAACATTTTAAGTTAGCTATCTCATTATGTGATTGGCCATGAATGTATTACTTCGATAGTTCTATGCAAGTTCATATTTTCTTTTGCATCTTTCTAGTATCCTGAATATATTACATGCTTTGATACAGCCTACAGTACCTGCAAGGACATTGCCCAGTACTCTTAGAAGACCATTTTAGCTGTATGTGCTCGAGCATCGGGAAAGCAAGATGGTCTATTTTGAGAGACATGCCATACTATCACATTGACACACAAAGGGACATCGTACTTGCTACTATGGCCATTCACAATTATATTAGAAAGAAATGCAATGTGGATGATGCATTCCAAACAGCCGAGAATGAGAGCTATATTCCATTGGTTGATTATAATGATATTGGCACAACTTCAAGAGCTAACAATGTAGATGTCGAAGATGTAGGAGAACAAAATGATGTCTATTGGATGGGGTTTCGTGATATGATTGCTATTGACATTTCTAATGCTTGATGCTtgtattatatgaatatttttcacttcttgtatttatagtgGAGTGCTTTCGGTTGTATTAGCACTTTTATTAAGTACATCTTATGCCTGTTGCAGGCTTATAGAGGCAACCCCAACTGTTTAGAGTTTGAGAAATATAttattattgcactgctattgCCAATGGTTCGACTCTTTTTGAATGGTAATAAATAGGAATGATCACAGAGGGCCTGTAACAACACCTTGGTTTAAGCAGTATGTTTAGATTTCCAGTATGTACCTCAACGTACAAGCAAATAATGAAATACCAACCACCCACATTTTCAACACTAACAATATGtgctactattttttttttgcagttgTTACTAATAAGAAAAATAAAGTTATCTTCTAAGCGAATAAAAAGGTCTAGTATATTGAACAATTACACACATGACAGAAACTTCTTCCATAGACTAGCCATATATGAAAAACTACAACTGAATTCGTAAATTTGTTTGAGATGGAATTCTACATGTACGTAAAGTGGAagtgattttaaaatataaattactTTTGATTTGAATCAACTTTAGAGTTTAAAAATCTTTTAAATCAACTTATTATGGTGTTAACAGCTTTAAGGGTATTTCAGTCATTTtgacagaaaataagtgcttaacaacacttatttaccaaacacatcaacaacttattttcagcataagcacttttatccaaacactcaactgcttatttataaatttaactttcagcacttaaaagttCTAAAAGCACTTTATACATAAAAGtcactttttttaagcccatccaaacgggctccgagtccctctcacttgcgggccgggacacgttataggtatatgatgatatgatgatatggggatggcggccaggatggcatatgatgacttattcaccgagacccgcaatagagggccgagacacgttatatgtatccaccgagtccctcaatagagggccgggacacgttatgtatatatggtatatgactctgacatgcatgattctatccaccgagtccctcacttgagggccgggacacgttatgcatatatgatataagatgtggacatgtatgattttatccaccaagtccctcaccggagggccgggacacgtcatctgtatatatgacatatgatatggatatgcatgatttttcatttaaaaaggcaagtactttgatgttcTAAAAGGTCATACATGATTCAGGTaattctctgtttcagttatgattctcttttctgtattccatgccttacatgctcagtacatattccgtactgaccccctttcttcggggggctgcgtttcatgccacgcaggtacacccagatgagtaaaggacattgctagaagatgcttcagctggattgacaactccatttgctcctggagtgttgccgagtcagagtatatgggctatgatgttttgttcgaagttagagactttgcagacagagtcgtgggtatagaatgtcagtgttgtaatcggctccatcagccgatgtgttattctgtagtatgtgataaattccatatggttacagattttgttggattggagaacaaagaaaaagaaagattttgaaagcttactatgtatttcacttttatttgatttcagagtccgaagagattatgtatgtaataagagtctgtgggttcgctcggctctagatatgtggtcgggtgcccatcacaccctagggagattagggtgtgacagggaAGATGGCAAGGAcatgaggagagagaggagataATGATCTTAATTTGAATACCATCAAGGTGACACTTCCCAAGTTCAAAGGTAGTAGTGATCCTAAAGAGTTCCTTGAATGGAAGTTGCTAAGGGAGAGGATTTTTCTCACTAACAATGTGTCGGAAGCTTTGAAGGCAAAGGTATACTCTCACTCAATTTGAGGGATACGCATAGACTTGGTGGGAATCCAAAAAGCGAGATAGGGCTCAACAACATATATTTGATCTACCTACTTGGCAAGAATTGGTTGAACTCATGGAAACAAGGTATGTACCTCCCAGCTACTACCAAGAAGTGCTTAAGAAGGTGTATATGTTGAAACAAGGTAACAAGAGTGTTGTAGAGCACTTCGATGGGTTCGAGAACTTGAGGATGAAATCCAAGATTAAGGAGAACGTGAACTACACTCTAATAAGATTTGTGGCTAGTTTAAATGATGAGATCTCCAAACCCATGAGGCTACAAACTTATAGGAGTTTAGAGGAAACTTTCTATGATGCCTTCAATGTGGAAGCCgaattgaaggaagaaaagtCGTACAAGGCAAAGGTTACTTGATCTTCATCATAAAGCAAAGGTAAAGATAATTCGAAATCATCATCTACATGGGAAAATCCCAAAGCCACTACTCAAATGCCTCATACAAAGCCGACTACAAAGCCAAGATCAACGACAAGGAAAAATGAGGTAATAATGCTAAAACTATCTTTCCTCTTCCTTCTACCGTCCAATACTTCAAATGTCAAGGTAGAGGTCATATTTCAAGTGAATGCACTTATAGGAGATCAATTGTGGTCCTACGTGATGGGTACCGCACCGATGAAGAAGAGGAGGGTGGAGTAGATAAGGGCTATGAGGGAGAAAAAAGTAAGCATGAGGGAGATTCTGAGAGTGATGAGGAACAAAGAATGGTGGACAGGGTAGACTTTACTATGGTTGTACGAAGAGCCATGAGTGCCATTGTGAGGGAAAGGCTTGATCAACGAGATAACTTATTCCATAGTAGGTGCACGACATGGGATAAACTATGTTTGTTGATTATTGATGGCGGGAGTTGCACTAATTCGGTGAGTAAGACGTTGGTAGAACATATGGAATTCCCTACTATAATGGTTCAcatttcgcgggcggggttaATGCTCGGAAAGCTACTTCAAAACTTGTTAGttctctttcggactttgttttaaaagagtcaccacctaattttttgGAAATTATGAAAACCAGTTTCGAAGGATTTATTCATAAACAGTGAAAAAGCCTTCGtgatccaaagttctaggtaagggttttggtgatcctctagggaaggtgttaggcaccctagaaATAAGAATCCGTACTAtgcggttgaccttcgaattccaatgtatgagtatttgcatgaattgTTTATTCCCGCATTATAAAGTttgtcattttgcatatcattttttgaaaacaaattgaatatatcccctttacatatagggtatttagattcggatttataatatccataTATGAATAGTTTCctcttatatataaggatagtactGATTTTTGTAAAGATATGAAAAAAGTCGTTTATTTAAAGTGCGGAATGAATGGGTTTTGTTTATGCTTGACTCATACATGGTTCGAgttaatccgtttaatacgtTTTTAGAATGTTCCCATATAAAACTTTTATGTTTACGAATGATTTACACAGATTTCAACTTATACATATAAAAGGTTTTGCTCTTATTAAAAAAGAATGagctttcttttgttctttgaaTTTTAGGCCCAATATCAGCAAAAAGGTTCCCTTTTCCATAGGGGCTTGGCCCAAAATTCGTCATTCCCTTTCTGAAAAATCAGTTAAGTGTAGTCCAAAAAGATGTGGATTTAGTTGGGCCCTAGCCCCAAAAttctcatttttctcattttttccgACTGGGCTCGGTCTGAAATCTTTTATTTGCTTTAGAAAAAAAATGAGCTTAAAGGAAATGTTCTTTTCGTTTAAAACGTCAATTTGGTTTATTTCAAGAAATACCGTGACAATGTTCCCTAATGATGTAATCCCCCCTTATCCTCATTACTTAACTTGTATGATTTATTTACTTAACCATTTTTACTTTTAAATAATCATTTATACTAAGTTCAGGTTTTTAAAAACCGtgtggggacctaaagtcgaatTAAACGGCATAagtaccgttgtcctaagacggctagttcaaaatataaagatTCCACTATAATAGAGTTTTTATGAGTTTTACGAATACAATTACAACGAAATTGAAAAAACAAAGGAAAGCATAAATAATTAAGTAGAAGCAGAGGgaggctaggggcgtaccaagcccatTTTCACCTATGGCTGGGCCTTCTATGCATGTAATATATATTAGCTTCCAGTTTTATTTTCTCGAACTCGATAACGGGAAAGAATTGcctgttgggcctcggcccaacaGGTTGGCTTTGCACTTAGGCCCAAATGGCCATGTGGTGAAGAAGAGGAAAAAAGAAAGGGActcggttagtttatatttactgaacttatcacaTATATAACTATACAAGTGCATCTATATCAAATTTATTCAAGGGTCACGCAATTAATATAGCCGCATTGTGCTATTGGCTTTATAGGTAAGGATTTGGGCAGTAAGAGGGGAGAGTCGTCACAATCCGTATTCTTGATGTCGCACAAGATCAAAGAGGTTTCATGAATCTCCGGCATGGTAGGACACCAGGGGAAAGCTTAAG
Encoded proteins:
- the LOC132640898 gene encoding uncharacterized protein LOC132640898, whose translation is MEPLHHRKVFLVNFLKVNCKGPMQVSAFVWLISNSIPAVADLMLALIPALLLVNLDSLQYLQGHCPVLLEDHFSCMCSSIGKARWSILRDMPYYHIDTQRDIVLATMAIHNYIRKKCNVDDAFQTAENESYIPLVDYNDIGTTSRANNVDVEDVGEQNDVYWMGFRDMIAIDISNA